The following are encoded together in the Leptotrichia sp. OH3620_COT-345 genome:
- a CDS encoding SDR family oxidoreductase gives MKTVLITGASSGIGYELAKIYAEKNYNLVIVARRFEKMEELRNIILKNINSNILIEIVRVDLAEENASYKLFNILEEKNIEIDLLINNAGVGIYGAFSEYSQKEMKKNDKMINLNIKVLVELTKIFVNKMLEKGEGGILNVASVAAFQPGPLMATYYASKGFVLSFSEALREELKNTGVYISVLCPGPTETEFEKSSNLTEAGLFSKMKVMPAEKVAKIAYKDFTRKKRIIIPGIINKIAVLGSKFLPRKLVIKVIKKIQEKKK, from the coding sequence TTTTAATAACGGGAGCGAGCAGCGGTATTGGATACGAACTGGCAAAAATATATGCTGAAAAGAATTATAATCTTGTAATTGTTGCAAGACGTTTTGAAAAAATGGAAGAATTGAGAAATATTATATTGAAAAATATAAATTCGAATATATTAATTGAAATAGTACGTGTCGATTTGGCAGAAGAAAATGCCTCATATAAATTATTTAATATTCTGGAAGAAAAGAATATTGAAATTGACTTATTGATAAATAATGCAGGAGTAGGAATATACGGAGCATTTTCAGAATATTCTCAAAAAGAAATGAAAAAAAATGATAAAATGATTAATTTGAATATAAAGGTATTAGTTGAACTTACTAAAATTTTTGTAAATAAAATGCTGGAAAAAGGTGAAGGCGGGATTTTAAATGTAGCTTCTGTTGCGGCATTTCAGCCCGGTCCTCTTATGGCTACATATTATGCGAGTAAAGGGTTTGTTCTTTCATTTTCTGAAGCGTTAAGAGAGGAACTGAAAAATACAGGAGTATATATTTCAGTACTTTGTCCCGGCCCAACTGAAACGGAATTTGAAAAAAGTTCAAACTTAACTGAAGCAGGATTATTTTCAAAAATGAAGGTAATGCCAGCTGAAAAAGTGGCGAAAATAGCTTATAAGGATTTTACACGGAAAAAAAGGATTATTATTCCGGGAATTATAAATAAAATAGCTGTACTAGGGTCAAAATTTCTTCCAAGAAAGTTGGTAATTAAAGTTATAAAAAAAATTCAGGAAAAGAAAAAATGA